The genomic segment TCGATTAACATGCACATTACTTTTTggatttattgattaatcgttGGCTATACAGTGTTTGAAAATTgagaatgaaaatgtatttcacaaCACAACTACATATCTTATAgttgctgattttattttcttaaactACTTATAGCTTAATTGTTCCATTTGTAAATAAGTCAGTAACAAAATATACCATGCTCTGTTCAACAGAGTCCGAAAGAGTTGGGGATGAGCGCCTGAAGAACATGGATATTAACTGAGCGTTTGGTTCATGTTTATATTAATCTATTTATGGGATGTTGTTTAAGTGATCACtttaataaatatgttttcataaaCAATTCCGACTTGAACAGCAGTATTTATAGTGTCATTACCAGCATTGTgggatttgtttattttctcctctggcGCCCCAGAAGTCCTTGTGCCCTTGCACAATTGCCGAGTCTTTAAGATTGGTCATGGGGGCTACGCAATATTTCCGACAGCCTTAAAGGCACCCGGGATGTGGTCAGAGAAGTTCAGTCTGTTCCGTTGGTGCACcgctccactgtctgtcagctCAGCCTCCGTACAAGAAGAAAGTATGAGACGAAACGTGGATCAGTGAACTGGTTTGTGGACTTATAAACaaaccagctgctgtttgcatAATACGCAGATCTTTTGTTTGTAGGCCCGTTGCAACTTGCATTATGAGAGCACCGTCGCCTGCTATCTGCTGTGCAGCAATGGGCACATATTTTCACCGGGCtcccaaacacagaaacacgTCACAGTGGCGCCATCCGTTGGAAAACCAGTGCAGCATACAGCAGTTACTACCGCCCCCAGAGAGGTTATACTTCcagctgtgtgtttctttcagcAGGGTTACATGATTAAAAAGGAATaaaccgatttgcaccaaatttggtggagggatgggacatGGACCAGAGAAGAACCCATTCAATTCGAAATCCTAGTTAATGATCCAGAGATCCGGATCATTAACTAGGATTTGGGATTTTTTCTTTGAAGTAGGCTTGAAATTATTTACAGGcctgtattattatttaatctaCGTTATTCTAATGATTAAGACCCTCATTTGTCCTGCTTTCATTAAGGGGTTCTATAGAGCTCTATTtctcagaataaataaatggataaatacaTCAAAACACTCCTAAGCGAACgtgtaaaaaccaaaaaccaaaccaaaacaaaccaaaacaaaacaaaacaaaacaaaacaaaacaaaacaaaacaaaacaaaacaaaacaaaacaaaacaaaacaaaacaaaacaaaacaaaacaaaacaaaacaaaacaaaacaaaacaaaacaaaacaaaaccatttaaaaaaaaacacaacacgaCAGACACTGCTGGAGGCTTAGAGGAGGACCGATTTTCAGTCCTCCGGACCTCTATCTACCTCCAGGACAGGTATGTACCGTCCTAAAACGTAACACCTTTTAATatcacttcattcattttttcgGTGATCTTTCTAGTGTGTTAGGGGTTGCTAAGCTGTTTTTCACCCAAAATAACAGAGTGGATTTACcctttttgtaaatattaattGTAATTCCACGAAATGTGTAGTCTAACTTGTTTCTGCCACGACTGGCCGCCATAGCCTCTGGTGATATGGTTTATACAGCCACATTTTGTAATTTAGTCTATTCAAGCCAGTTTGATGGAATCAATGTATCAGGCCTATAGTTATATGAGAATACAGATACAGGTTTGACTGATATGCCCTGACCTTTTCCTTTAGGCCTATATATCTTAATAATGTTACCTATgtgaaataaagtcataaaacacattttgggTTCTTAGGTTGTAAATGTCTTTGGCTGGTGTTTATCTTTTCTGCTTGGAAATAATGTTGTTATAAATGTTGGTAAtgacttaattaattaatgttaatacaTGTATTTTGTGCCAGATCTTCTGCTGCCTTTTTAGGACGATAAGTGGTCATACATGGTGCAGCAACCCAAGTGTTTTTCACAACCTGACATTCCCAAGTAGCATATAACTGATCTAGAAATCATtgttaaataatttatcaaCCCATAGTTAATTTCTATTAGTTAGGTCTGAGGTTATAACTAGTGCATTATTTGAAACTGGAACCAAAGGAAAAGCTAAATTGAAAAGTAAATCTATAGAAACCatagataaataaacaacaaattaacAGAAATGTTAGTAGCAGCAGGTACCATGTATTGATTGTTAATCAGTATCCTACGTCACTTCCTCCACGTGGTCTCGGCCCAAACTCCCGCCCGGAACAGTCGTTTGTCAACACCGCCGTGCCGCTGAGACTCcggtgtctgtctgtgtctttgtgtgtgtccgtACCTTTACTCTCTTTCCCCAGAATGGCAGCAAACAAAGAGGAGTCCGATCCCGACGATTTTCTCACCAACGAGGAAGAGCTGGAGAAGGCTTTGTGTGTGCTGGCTGGAAGCGACCCAGAAAACTGCTCCTATTCCCGGGTAAGAACAGCTTCCTGCACCGCATCCCTGCAGCCATCGCCTTTATCCCTGCACCGTCTCTCTTTCTTAACACGAGTACTGCAGTTGTAGACGTagtagtgtgtgtttttctgagaaTTTCACGCTgtagttttgttgtgtgttattatcatttttccTAATAGGTTTGTAGTTTCTGTGGGGCACTCAAGAATGAAACTGTAGTAAAATTATATTGCAGTCCATTTGCTTTGGTATCACTACAGTATATAGTTGAAAACTTTCTATTAGAGAATATTAAACTATAACTATAATCCTTTTATTACATTATGTCATAAATAACATGTATACTTCTGTATATTTCTCCCtcctgtgtttattgttgtaggGCTATGTGAAGAGACAGGCTGTGTTTGCCTGCAACACCTGCACTCCCAATGCTGCAGAGCCTGCTGGGATTTGTCTGGCCTGTGCCAATAAATGCCACGATGGACACGATATCTTTGAGCTGTATACCAAAAGgtaattaaaatatgtttgtgtgtgtgttgcactgatGATACTAATGTTAACCGGTAGTTTGCTTTATCATGGAAGTTCTTGTCATGATTTGcccaatttgtttttttttttttgttgttttttttaatctttcttcTGTAGAAATTTTCGTTGTGATTGTGGGAACAGTAAGTTTCAGGATTTCCAGTGCCAGCTGAATACTGTGAGTGCACGGCTTTCATTGTATCACCCAGTTTGTATGCTATGCACATTCTGATCATTGAAGTTattccacttcttcttcttcttgacaGGCCAAAGATGAGGAAAACGTTAGAAATCTTTACAATCACAACTTCAACGGCTGCTACTGCACATGTGACCGGCCGTACCCAGACACAGATGATCAGGTATTCCTGTAGTTTCATTTCATGTAGTTCAGATTATCAGGATTAGGTCCGCTGTTTATgttcttcctctcatctgtccCTAAACAAAACGCCTTGTTAAATACCCAACAGGACAATGACGAGATGATTCAGTGTGTCGTCTGTGAGGACTGGTTTCATAGCAGGGTATGTATAAACCAGGTTATTGAAAAGAAAGGATTTCTGAGCACTCCTTTTCATTctgatttacattttaacacCACTATAAGTCTTCTGCTCTTCATGTAGTCACTTTGTCTTTTACAGCACCTAGGCTGCACTATAGTGGAACCCGAGGAGTTGCAAGAGATGGTATGTGAGGCCTGCATGAACAAGGCTCCTTTCTTGTGGATGTACGCCGCTCACTTTGCAGGTAACTGATTCTCCTGAGCGAAAACAAGcctgtgtgtttcacttttaaCAATAAAATCCGGAGAGTAACATTTCCACTTGTCTTTCCCCTTCAGTGCCACCTGCGATCAGTGTCCGTCAGgccgaggaagaggaggaggtcgATGtcgaggagggaggagaaaagaacGAATCTTCTGAGCCTAGTCAAAGTGGTGAACCATCCACCGGTGTTGAGCACACAAAGCAGGAGGTGAGCAATTACCTTGTGAGTCACTCTGCCTCTGTTTGCATGGAGTGTTCGCCACATTAAGAGCAAAAACCAGGTAATGGGGAGTTAAAGTGAACAAGAAAACCTACTGACTCCAAATCTACACTGGTACTGACTTatcatatgaaatataaattcaGGTTTCTTCTCATCACACAGCCCAATATCATTTTTGTCGTGCACACATACCTTTGTTCCATTTTCCTGTAACTGCgctcatgttgtatttttataaagaaaaacataatttttttaatgtttacaaaTCAGTTTATAAATGGCACATGCATGATAGATACAGAGCACATATTATGACTTGAAGGGAAATGTGAATGAGTGGAccccctcactcactcattcagtACTCCCTATATAATACACACTCAGTGCTTTGCTCTATAGCGAGCAATAAGAGGTTGAGATTTCGGACGCTTATGAAACGTCATCATTTTCACATCACTGACAAAAGCAGTGTTGCCCAATAGTAATTTTCACATCTATAAAATAAATAGCTAGTGGGAAGGGATTGCATGCATGTACAGCATTTGACTGTTCACTGTATTAATTTCCTATATggcagctgttgtttttattttatgccagTCTGCCACTAGGTGGGGCTGGAGGGTAATAAGCAGATTGGCGAGCAGGATCCTGCTCCTGTTATCGTGCTTTCCCCTCCTCTGGGTAATTAGAGGAGAAATGACCCATGAGGCACTGCTTCTCCTGCTCTGCAGACGGCTTTGGCCAGGCTTCACAGGACAGCTTACTGTAAACTGGTGATTTTCATCGCCCAATCATTTCATCGTGTCAGTCGCCTTGAGACTTCCCCGGATGAGTCTGCAGTGCTGTGTGCGGCGATGTTTCACAAAGCCCAGGTGTTATCAGCTGTCTCTCCTGCCGGTATGACACAGTAACTCACCTTGCCCTCtgcttttatttgcatgttAGGAAGTGGCAAACCGGAGTTCCCCTTGCAAACGGACTCACGAGCAAATGACAGGCAGCCCTGGAAAGGCCATGACCAAAACTGTGGCGTGCaagctgaaggagctgcaggCCCGGGGGCTGGAGAGGCCGAGACAGGGAGCAGTGTTCTGGCCTTACAGTTGGCGCTCCGAGCTCTGCACCTGCACAAGCTGCAAGGTGGGTCACAGCTGATAGCTCTCAGGTTATAATGTAGGCTTTATTCAAAGGCCACCAGAAAACCACTTGCAGGTGTTTGCTCTCCAGGTTGATCATGGTCAGTTGAACAGTATCTATGAAGTACTTCagcatctttttttaatgagtgtTTCCTCACACATTGGTGCCCAGAGAGCCTACGTAGCTGCTGAGGTGCAGTTTCTCATGGATCAGTCTGACACCGTTCTGGCCTATGAGAACAAAGGCTTGGATGAGCCGTTTGGGCAGCACCCCCTGATGGCACTGACGAGCTCGATGGACCGTGTACAGCAGCTGGAGGTCATTTACGGTGAGCACGGGGAGGGGAGGTTGGATGTGAGGTCAGTTTTCCTCCTAGGATGTAATCATGTTAAGTGAAATTTTTGGGAGAGGTGATTGATTGGGACCTGAGGTGGACTAATTAATCATGTGTTCTTCCCTCAGGTTTCAACGAGCTGACAACTTCGATCACTGCA from the Seriola aureovittata isolate HTS-2021-v1 ecotype China chromosome 13, ASM2101889v1, whole genome shotgun sequence genome contains:
- the LOC130180021 gene encoding putative E3 ubiquitin-protein ligase UBR7 — its product is MAANKEESDPDDFLTNEEELEKALCVLAGSDPENCSYSRGYVKRQAVFACNTCTPNAAEPAGICLACANKCHDGHDIFELYTKRNFRCDCGNSKFQDFQCQLNTAKDEENVRNLYNHNFNGCYCTCDRPYPDTDDQDNDEMIQCVVCEDWFHSRHLGCTIVEPEELQEMVCEACMNKAPFLWMYAAHFAVPPAISVRQAEEEEEVDVEEGGEKNESSEPSQSGEPSTGVEHTKQEEVANRSSPCKRTHEQMTGSPGKAMTKTVACKLKELQARGLERPRQGAVFWPYSWRSELCTCTSCKRAYVAAEVQFLMDQSDTVLAYENKGLDEPFGQHPLMALTSSMDRVQQLEVIYGFNELTTSITAFLDQCVAEGKTVTVEAVHQFFEELRARKRRRTNAGYQ